One stretch of bacterium DNA includes these proteins:
- a CDS encoding biopolymer transporter ExbD, which yields PIMKSSMEIAVPQAATATATDKEGITVVIRKDGKMLIDETPVDESSFDISFKQIYSNSGQPVFLKADAEVPYAKVLTVVDALRENGVTELGLVAEPKASTHGRRR from the coding sequence CGCCGATCATGAAGAGTTCGATGGAGATCGCCGTGCCGCAGGCCGCCACCGCCACCGCGACGGACAAGGAAGGAATCACCGTCGTCATCCGCAAAGACGGCAAGATGCTCATTGACGAAACGCCGGTGGACGAATCGAGTTTCGATATTTCGTTCAAACAAATTTATTCCAATTCCGGTCAGCCGGTCTTTCTCAAGGCCGATGCCGAAGTGCCCTATGCGAAGGTGCTGACCGTGGTGGACGCGCTGCGCGAGAATGGAGTGACCGAATTGGGCCTGGTGGCCGAGCCGAAAGCCTCGACCCACGGCCGCCGGAGGTAA